CTGGGCGCCCCTCAGCCCTACTTCCTCCTGGACGGTGAAGGCGGCCACGAAGTTGCAGGAGGGCTTCTTTTTGGAAGCCTTGATGGCGCGGAGGGCTTCAATGAGCACGTAGCACCCGGCCCGGTTGTCCAGGGACTTCACGTTGACGCAGTCCCCCATTTCCACCAGGTCGCGTTCACGGGTGACGGAGTCGCCCACGGAAACGTATTTTTCCACTTCCTCCTTGCTCATGCCCAGGTCAATGAAGAAATCGGTCACTTCCGGCAGCTTGGTGCGTTCCGCGGGAGACATCACATGGATGGGTTTCACGCCCATGACGCCGATGAGGTCCTTCCTGCCGTGGACGATGACGCGCTGGGCCGTCAGCGTCTTGGCGTCAAAACCGCCCAGGGGAAGGAATTTGATGAACCCCTTGTCGTCAATGTGACGGACCATGAAGCCGATTTCATCCATGTGGGCGGCGGCCATCATGGTTTTTTCCGTGTCCTTGCCTTCCACGATGGCAATCACGCTGCCCAGATTGTCCACGCGCACGGCGTCCACCAGCGGGGCCACTTCCTGGATGATAAAATCACGGATTTTGTCTTCAAACCCCGGAGCACCCGGAGTTACGCAAACCTGACGAAGCAGTTCCAAATTCATAATGCCGCCAATGTACTGGTTTTCGTGAAGGTTGGCTAGTCCATAATGCGGCCTCCGGAAGGAGGCCCGGCAGGGCGTTCCTCCCGTTTTTACCGGCGTTCCCGGGTAATGACGGCATCCGGCTGCGCGGGTGCCCCGTTGTCCGGGCGCTTGTAGTTGACGCGCCGGGCGTCCAGGAACGGGAGTTCGCGTTCCATGCGGTTTTTGAAATCCTTCTCGTTCTTCAGTTCCCGCGGCGTCCAGGCCACTTCCGCCAGCGCCAGGGCGCGGGGGAAGACGTGGTATTCCCATTTCGGCAGGTTGGGAATGTATTCCGTCCAGATGTTCGCCTGGCAGCCCAGCACCTGTTTTTCCCGTTCCCTGGGCGTGCCCTGCGGGACGGGTTCCAGGGAGTACACGCGCTGCCAGGCCAGGTTGTCATTGTTGATGGTTTCATATTCCGGGGCGGACGGCTTGCCGGGGCCCTGGTCATAGTCAAAGTACAGATGGCTGTTGGGCGTCATCACCACGTCGTTGCCCTGTTCCAGGGCGTGCCGGGCGCTGTTCGGCATCCAGCTGCGCCAAACCATCATGGTGGCGGTGGGGGAGAGGCCGCCCTCCTGGATTTCATCCCAGCCGATGAGCCTCTTGCCGTGCTTGTTGATCATTTTTTCCACGCGGCGGATGAAATAGCTCTGGAGTTCGTTTTCATTGGCAAGGCCGTTTTCCTTCATGACCTGCTGCGCCGCGGCGGACTGCTTCCACTGGTCCTTGGGCGCTTCATCCCCGCCTATGTGGATGTAGGGACTGTCCGGGAACAGGTGGCACACTTCGTCAATCACGTCTTCCAGAAAGCGGAAGGTCTTTTCCGTGGGGGCGAACGTGTAGGGGTGGATGCCCCAGGTTTCCTGCACTTTGGGAGCAAAGCCCGGAATGTCCGTGTTGCCCAGTTCCGGATACGCAGCGATGGCGGCGGAGGCGTGGCCCGGCAGTTCCACCTCCGGGATGACGGTGATGCCCCGGTCCTTGGCATATTGAACCACCTCCCGGATTTCATCCGCGGTATAATGACCGGAGTAGGGGGTGCCGTCCGGCTTGTTGCGGTTGCCGATGACGGGGGACTGCACGCGGGCTCCGCCGACAGCCGTCAGCCGGGGATACTTGGCAACCGGAAGCCGCCACCCCTGGTCGTCCGTCAGGTGCCAGTGCAGGGTGTTGAATTTGTACCTCTCCATCAGGTCCAGGATCTTTTTAATGTCCCGCACGGGCATCATGTGGCGGCAGCTGTCCATCATCAGGCCCCGCCAGGCAAAGCGGGGCCGGTCCTTCACGTCCATGCTGGGAAGGGCGGGGTCTCCGTTCCCGTCCGTGGCGATGCTCTGCATGAGGCTTTGAAGAGCGTACAGGGCACCGTTCGGGGCTCCGGAGGCAATGGAAATGGAGTCCGGCGTTACGGCAACGCGGTAACCTTCCCTGCCCAGGGCCGCGTCTTCCGTAAAGGCGACGTCCGCGCCGGATTTAACCAGCGAGGTTTTGATGCCGTTATCCTTGAAAATACGTTCCGCCTGGGTGGAGAGGGGCTGCCCCTCCGGCAGTTTGACGCCTTCTTTCAGGGAGAAACCGGGTTCCCCGGTTTTAACCTGCATGGCCGCGGGCAGCGGAATGATGTGGGGCGTTTCCTGAACCGGGGCGGATGCGGCGCCCCAGCAGAACGGAGATAAGCAGAAAGCCATGGCAGGGAAAAGATGTCTGGAAAGCATAGCTTAAGTACGCGGCATTTGCCCCAAAAATTCTTCTCTGTGGCATTTTTTTCCGCCGCGGGAAGAAAAGCCGCCGCATAAAAATAGCGGTTGCCGCGCCCGGGCTCCTGTGAGAGTATCCCCGCGCTATGAGTAATCCCGCTTCCCCGCCTGTCAGGAAGACGATGGTATTTGTGCTGCTGGCCCTCTTTCTGGGCCAGTTCGGGAGCGGCGTGTATGACCTCATTTTCAGCAACTTCCTCCGTGATGCCCAGCACCTGGATGTGGAGATGCGCGGGTTTATTGAACTCCCCCGGGAATTGCCCGGCATCCTGTCCCTGTTCGTGGTCAGCCTGCTGTTCATGTTCAATGAGGTGCGCGTGGCGGGGGTGGCGTGCCTGCTGATGTTCGGCGGCATGTACGCGCTGGCCGCGTGCAGCGCCGGAACCAGCCTGTGGGTGCTTTCCGCGTGGATCCTGACGGTGAGCCTGGGGCAGCATGTCCTGATGGGGATGGTTGACACCATCGTCATTCATACGGCGCGCCCGGAAAACCGCAGCCTGAGGCTGGGGCAGATGAAGGCGCTGGGGACGGCGGCCGCGCTGCTGGGCGCCTTGTGCGTCTGGATCAAGTGGAAATTCAACCAGTCCTTTGCCGTGGACTTCTTCATTACGGGCGGCGTTTGCCTGCTGGCGTTCGTGTTCCTGAGCCGTGTGAAAACGCCGGTCTTCCCGCAGCGGCGCGGATGGCGGCAGTGCTTCGTCTTCAAGCGCAGGTACGCCGTTTATTACGGGCTGGAAATCCTGCACGGCATTCGCAAGCAATTGTACCTGACCTTCGGCTTCTGGCTGATGGTCAGCACGCTGGGCCAGCCGCCCGGCTACATCGGAAAAACCCTGCTGATTGCCGGCGTCATCGGGCTGGGCACCCAGCCTCTCATCGGCTGGAGCATCAAGAAATACGGGGAGAGGAAGGTGACGATTTTCGACAGCATGGCGCTGTCCGTCCTGTGCCTGGCGTACGCGTTTGCCCCGGAGCTGCTGCCCCTGCACTGGGCCGTGGGGGTGGTGACCGCCTGTTTTGTGCTGGATAACCTGTTGTTTGCCCTGGGCATGGCCCGCAGCACTTACGTGGCCCGCATCTGCGAGAAGCCGGAGGACATCACCCCCAGCATCTATACCGGGCTGGCCATCAACCACGTGGCCTCCATCGCTTACGGCGTGCTGGGCGGCGTGATCTGGATGAATACGGGAGGGCCGCAGGCCGTGTTCCTGATCGGCGGCCTGGCTACCGTGGGGGCCGGGCTCGTGGCGCGGCACATGGAGGAGCCGCGGCGGAACGGGGCCTAACCGGGTAGGGGGGAGGCCGGAACGGCCCGTTCAGCTGTCCTGCCGTGCGGCTGCGGGCCCGGGCGTTCCTTTTTTAAAGGCTTCCATAATCTTGCGGAAGATGTCCGTATTTTCATAAATGCCCGTGAAGGCCCCGCTTCCCGCGCCGAAGGCATAAACCGGAACGGCTATGCCGTCATGGCTGCCGGACCCGAACCGGGCTGTTATTTCCCCCTTCTCACGGTTGCCTCCCGTGAGGGCGAACGCGCCCGTGTTATGGTCCGCCGTGATGACGACCAGCGTGCCGGGATGGCGTGAAGCCCAGTCCAGCACGGCCCCGGCGGTCCGGTCAAAATCCAGGAGCTCCTCCATCATCTCCTCCAGCTTGTTGCTGTGCGCGGCCTTGTCGATGTTGGAGCCTTCCACCATCAGGAAAAATCCGTTGGAATTCCGGGAAAGGGCGTCCAGCGCCTTCAGCGTGGCCTGGCGCAGAACGTCTCCCCGTTTGGAGGGAGGGGGCAGGTTGCCGGGGGCCGTGACGGCCAGCGTTTTTCCGGGCGGCAGCGCGGCGGCTTCCTCCCAGGTGCGGGCGATCCGGTAGCCCTGCGCCTCCATCTCCTTGAAAATGTCCCTTCCGTCCGGTCTTTGCGTGAAATACTTGCTCCCGCCGCCAAAAATGAAGTCGGCGCGGGAACGGGGATAATCCCCGATGATGCCGTAGGAATCCGACCGTTGTTCATTGTTGGCGCAGAAGGCGGCCGGAGTGGCGTCGTTCAGCTCGCAGGTGGCGATTACTCCGGTGGATTTGCCCATGTCCGCCGCCTTGTCCACCAGGGAATCCAGCTTGTTGCCCTTAGGGCATACGGCCACCCTCTTGTAGAGCGTCTTGGTTCCCGTGGCCATGGCGGTTCCCGCAGCGGCGGAATCCGTCACCAGCTTATCCGCGCACCACGTTTTGGCAATGCCCGTGACCGGGCAGTTTTCAATGAACAGGCGGCCCCGGTTGGCCGCCCAGGCGGCGGAAAGGTGATGGATGCCCATGCCGTCCCCGATCATCAGGATGACGCTGGTGACGGGGGCGTTCCGGTCCGGCTCGCGTATTTCCGTTACGGGGTAGGGATGTTCCAGAACGAAGCGCTGCGCCTCCCCCGCCGTGAGCAGGGACGGGGCAAGCAGCAGGACACAGGCCAGGGAGCGCAGCGGGGAAATCATGCCGCCACTTTCCCGCCCGCAAGGGAACAAGTAAAGAGGAAAAATGTGCCGGTTCCGCCGGGACCCGGCACGGGAAACCTGGAGCGGTTATTTGGAGTCCGCCTGTTTTTGCAGGATGTCCCGGATTTGTTCCAGCAGGACGACGTCATCCGGCTTGGGCGCGGGGGCCGCGGGCGTTTCTTCGCTCTTGCGCCTCATCGTGCCGATCAGCTTGATGGCCACGAAGACGGAGAAGGCAATGATCAGGAAGTCAATGGTCGCCTGGAGCAGCTCCCCGTACTTCAGTTCCACATCCCCCAGTTTCAAGGTCAGGTAGGCCAGGTTTACGCCGGAGGTGAGGTACCCGATGATGGGGGTGATGATGCTGGAGACGAAGACGGAAACAATCTTGTTGAACGCGGCGCCGATGACGACCGCCACGGCCAGGTCAATCACGTTGCCTTTCAGGGCGAATGCCTTGAATTCCTCCAGAAATCCTTTGACGTTGAAAAAGCGGGCCATGATGAATCGGTGTTGATGATTTATTTCATTCTGAAGGCAAAAGAATAAAAGAAAAGAAAAAATGAACTTCCCCCTCCGGAACAGAAGTATGACCACCGTGCCCGGCAAAATGTGAGAATCATGACGTGGCTCCCAAAAAAATCATTTACAGACGAGGCCAGAAGCGCAAACTACACGCGTATTACCTTAGCTTATGAACACAGAAGAAAAACTCAACCAGTACGTACTTCATTCCTATGGCCGTTATCCCATGGCTGCCGTCCGCGGGGAAGGTTCCCGCCTGTGGGACAGCACCGGGAAGTGCTATCTGGACTTCTGTGCCGGAATTGCCACCTGCGTGCTGGGGCACTGCCATCCCGCGGTAACGCAGGCCCTGCAGAAGCAGGCGGCCACGCTGGTGCACTGCTCCAACCTGTACCAGATTCCCCAGCAGGCGGATCTGGCGGAATTCATCGTGACCAGGTGCGTGGAGCGTCCGGGAAAAGTCTTTTTTGCCAACAGCGGGGCGGAATCCAATGACGGGTTGATCAAGGTGGCGCGCCGCTACGGGCACCGGAAGCCCCAGCCGGACGGCAAGCCCCGTTTTGAAGTGCTCACGTTCAACAAATCCTTCCACGGAAGAACGCTGGGCAGCATGTCCGCCACGGGGCAGGATAAAATCAAGATAGGCTTTGACCCCATGCTGCCAGGCTTTCGACACTTGCCTTTCAATGACCTGGAAACGGCCCGTGAAGCCATTCGCCCGGAAACCGTAGCCTTCATGCTGGAAACCATCCAGGGTGAAGGCGGCGTCAACTGCGTGACCCCGGAATTCCTGCGCGGGCTGGCACAGTTGTGCAAGGAGCATGATCTGCTTCTGCTGATGGATGAAGTGCAGTGCGGCTTTGGCCGCTGCGGCGACATCATGGGATGGCGCGCCGTTGCGCCTGACGTGGAGCCGGACGGCATTTCCTGGGCCAAGGCGCTGGGAGGAGGCTTCCCCATCGGCGGCTTCTGGATTTCCGACCGCGCCATTGACGACCAGGGCACGGAGCTTGCCTCCATCATGGACCCCGGTTCCCATGGTTCCACGTACGGCGGCAATCCGCTTGGCACTACCGTGAGCCTGGCCGTGCTGAGGGAAGTAGTCTCCCAGGGCCTCCCGGAACGGGCGCAGCGCCTGGGCGCGGAAATCCGCGCGGAAATAGAATCCTGGAACCTGCCCGTGGTTCAGGGCGTGCGCGGCTTGGGCCTTCTGCTGGGCATCGGCCTTAACCCGGAAATGGTGGATGCGCCGGAGGGCAAGACGGTTGCCTCCGTGGTGGTGGAAGCCCTGAGGCAGGAAGGCCTGCTTTCCGTTCCTGCTGGTCCTGAAACCGTGCGCCTCCTGCCTCCCCTGAACGTAAGTGAAGAAGAAGTCCAGCAGGCGCTTGCCATCATCAGGCGCGTGCTGAAGACATACGTTAAATAGTGAACCCAGCCTCTGCTTTATTGTCATGAAGGATGAATCCATTAAAGCCCCCGGCAATGCGATAAAGCAATATTCCATCATGCTCCAGAACCGGGTGGGGGCGTTGTCCGCCCTCCTGGGCCTGCTGGACATGCACGGCATCTTCTGCCTGGGCTTCAGCATGCATGACTGCCATGAGGCGACTATTGCGCGCCTGATCGTCAGCGATCCGGAGCGGACGTCGGAAATCTTTCTGGAAAAGGGCATCTGCTATACGGAATCCGAAGTGCTGGTAGCCGTCCTCCGCCACGGCCCCGCGGACCTCAAGAAATGCCTGGATGCGCTGTATGCCGCGGAAATGAACGTCAACTTCCTGTATCCGCTCCTGCCTTGCGCGGGGCGTGGCTCCCTGGTCGCCCTCCATGTGGATGACCTCAACTTCGGGCGGACCGTACTGAATTCCAGCGGCATCAAGGTCCTGTTCCAGCAGGATCTCAGCCGGTGAAAACAGTGGTTTTCCGCTTGTTTTTGCTGCCGTGCAAAAGGCGTTTTCTCCAAGCGCATCAAGGGTTTGGCGCGTTTTTTCAGCTTGACGGGAGGGGAAAACATGGTATGGTACGGGCCGCATGGCAAAAGTACCCGTAATCAATCTTCGCAAGGGACACGCGGTTAATCATAACAATGACGTTTGCGTCGTGGTCAGCATGGAGCACAAGTGCCCCCCCCGCATGGCTTCCTATGTGCAAATGAGCATCCGCAGCATTTCCACCAAGAAGGTGTACAACCTTCGCCTCACTTCCAATGAATCCCTGGAAGGCGTGAACCTCGCCCGTGAGGAATATGAGTTCAGCTACATTGACGGCATGGGCTACCACTTCATGAATCCCGATACGTATGAAGACATCACCGTGTCTCCGGAAATCGTGGAACCCGTGAAGGATTACCTGATGGAAGGCAATATCTACATCCTGCTTTTCACGGATGAAACGGTGGTCTCCGTGGAACTTCCCGCCGCCATCACCATGGAAGTGGCGGAAGCTCCGGAAGGCGTCAAGGGCGACAGCGCGAACAACGTTTACAAGTCCGCCACAATGACCACCGGCCTGGTGGTGCAGGTTCCTCTCTTCATCAAGCCCGGTGAAAAGATCTCCGTGAAAACGGAAGACGGTTCCTACCTGGGCCGCGTGAACTGAACGTTCTCCCTGATTATTTAAAAAACCCCGTCCGGTTTTTCCGGACGGGGTTTTTTCATGCCGGAACGCCGCGGAAAA
This DNA window, taken from Akkermansia muciniphila, encodes the following:
- a CDS encoding M42 family metallopeptidase; the protein is MNLELLRQVCVTPGAPGFEDKIRDFIIQEVAPLVDAVRVDNLGSVIAIVEGKDTEKTMMAAAHMDEIGFMVRHIDDKGFIKFLPLGGFDAKTLTAQRVIVHGRKDLIGVMGVKPIHVMSPAERTKLPEVTDFFIDLGMSKEEVEKYVSVGDSVTRERDLVEMGDCVNVKSLDNRAGCYVLIEALRAIKASKKKPSCNFVAAFTVQEEVGLRGAQAGTLDIQPDFSIALDVTIACDIPGTPAHDQVSHLGAGAAIKLYDGSVIADRRMVKFMKAMADANKIKWQVEMLPAGGTDAGAMQKFVPGGSIAGAISVPTRNVHQVIEMAHKDDLDASVALLTACAMNVDKWDWSWNSVNECPAEKPAKASKTAAKSAKAPAKKKKAK
- a CDS encoding beta-N-acetylhexosaminidase, which produces MAFCLSPFCWGAASAPVQETPHIIPLPAAMQVKTGEPGFSLKEGVKLPEGQPLSTQAERIFKDNGIKTSLVKSGADVAFTEDAALGREGYRVAVTPDSISIASGAPNGALYALQSLMQSIATDGNGDPALPSMDVKDRPRFAWRGLMMDSCRHMMPVRDIKKILDLMERYKFNTLHWHLTDDQGWRLPVAKYPRLTAVGGARVQSPVIGNRNKPDGTPYSGHYTADEIREVVQYAKDRGITVIPEVELPGHASAAIAAYPELGNTDIPGFAPKVQETWGIHPYTFAPTEKTFRFLEDVIDEVCHLFPDSPYIHIGGDEAPKDQWKQSAAAQQVMKENGLANENELQSYFIRRVEKMINKHGKRLIGWDEIQEGGLSPTATMMVWRSWMPNSARHALEQGNDVVMTPNSHLYFDYDQGPGKPSAPEYETINNDNLAWQRVYSLEPVPQGTPREREKQVLGCQANIWTEYIPNLPKWEYHVFPRALALAEVAWTPRELKNEKDFKNRMERELPFLDARRVNYKRPDNGAPAQPDAVITRERR
- a CDS encoding MFS transporter; its protein translation is MSNPASPPVRKTMVFVLLALFLGQFGSGVYDLIFSNFLRDAQHLDVEMRGFIELPRELPGILSLFVVSLLFMFNEVRVAGVACLLMFGGMYALAACSAGTSLWVLSAWILTVSLGQHVLMGMVDTIVIHTARPENRSLRLGQMKALGTAAALLGALCVWIKWKFNQSFAVDFFITGGVCLLAFVFLSRVKTPVFPQRRGWRQCFVFKRRYAVYYGLEILHGIRKQLYLTFGFWLMVSTLGQPPGYIGKTLLIAGVIGLGTQPLIGWSIKKYGERKVTIFDSMALSVLCLAYAFAPELLPLHWAVGVVTACFVLDNLLFALGMARSTYVARICEKPEDITPSIYTGLAINHVASIAYGVLGGVIWMNTGGPQAVFLIGGLATVGAGLVARHMEEPRRNGA
- a CDS encoding alkaline phosphatase, with the protein product MISPLRSLACVLLLAPSLLTAGEAQRFVLEHPYPVTEIREPDRNAPVTSVILMIGDGMGIHHLSAAWAANRGRLFIENCPVTGIAKTWCADKLVTDSAAAGTAMATGTKTLYKRVAVCPKGNKLDSLVDKAADMGKSTGVIATCELNDATPAAFCANNEQRSDSYGIIGDYPRSRADFIFGGGSKYFTQRPDGRDIFKEMEAQGYRIARTWEEAAALPPGKTLAVTAPGNLPPPSKRGDVLRQATLKALDALSRNSNGFFLMVEGSNIDKAAHSNKLEEMMEELLDFDRTAGAVLDWASRHPGTLVVITADHNTGAFALTGGNREKGEITARFGSGSHDGIAVPVYAFGAGSGAFTGIYENTDIFRKIMEAFKKGTPGPAAARQDS
- the mscL gene encoding large conductance mechanosensitive channel protein MscL, whose product is MARFFNVKGFLEEFKAFALKGNVIDLAVAVVIGAAFNKIVSVFVSSIITPIIGYLTSGVNLAYLTLKLGDVELKYGELLQATIDFLIIAFSVFVAIKLIGTMRRKSEETPAAPAPKPDDVVLLEQIRDILQKQADSK
- a CDS encoding acetylornithine transaminase, which translates into the protein MNTEEKLNQYVLHSYGRYPMAAVRGEGSRLWDSTGKCYLDFCAGIATCVLGHCHPAVTQALQKQAATLVHCSNLYQIPQQADLAEFIVTRCVERPGKVFFANSGAESNDGLIKVARRYGHRKPQPDGKPRFEVLTFNKSFHGRTLGSMSATGQDKIKIGFDPMLPGFRHLPFNDLETAREAIRPETVAFMLETIQGEGGVNCVTPEFLRGLAQLCKEHDLLLLMDEVQCGFGRCGDIMGWRAVAPDVEPDGISWAKALGGGFPIGGFWISDRAIDDQGTELASIMDPGSHGSTYGGNPLGTTVSLAVLREVVSQGLPERAQRLGAEIRAEIESWNLPVVQGVRGLGLLLGIGLNPEMVDAPEGKTVASVVVEALRQEGLLSVPAGPETVRLLPPLNVSEEEVQQALAIIRRVLKTYVK
- the efp gene encoding elongation factor P yields the protein MAKVPVINLRKGHAVNHNNDVCVVVSMEHKCPPRMASYVQMSIRSISTKKVYNLRLTSNESLEGVNLAREEYEFSYIDGMGYHFMNPDTYEDITVSPEIVEPVKDYLMEGNIYILLFTDETVVSVELPAAITMEVAEAPEGVKGDSANNVYKSATMTTGLVVQVPLFIKPGEKISVKTEDGSYLGRVN